The following proteins are encoded in a genomic region of Haemorhous mexicanus isolate bHaeMex1 chromosome 11, bHaeMex1.pri, whole genome shotgun sequence:
- the LOC132332434 gene encoding monocarboxylate transporter 2-like, producing MPARAEAGRAPGPPDGGWGWVVVFGAFVSIGFAYAFPKGLAIFFKEIQDFFGTSYSEIAWVSSIMLATTYGAGPISSILVNRYGSRPVVMFGGLLCGVGMISAAFCTSILQLYICVGFITGFGLALNLQPSVIIIGKYFLKRRPIANGLAMAGSPVMLCTLAPLNQFLFDNFGWRGSFLILGAILLNCCVAGALFRPIGPGPAPVKTQVTEKGKDALKGKITEDGPMENKTEEEGEKDCFEKVNQYLDFSLFKHRGFLIYLIGNVLMFLGFFAPIVFLAPYAKHTGIDEYSAAFLLSILAIVDMVARPTTGIVANSRWVRPRIQYFFSFAIAFNGACHLLCPLASSYTGLIVYSSFFGLAFGMVCAMLFETLMDLVGAARFTSAVGLVTIAECCTILLGPPIGGILIDTFGDYKYMFIKCGAVMVLAGTFLFIMNYYNYRMLAKEEKERKAKEEDPKSVRTENEGKKNWNQDSTQDGPELEPLREKGEGLKKEMNGTNEA from the exons ATGCCGGCCCGCGCTGAGGCAGGGCgtgcccccggcccgccggACGgcggctggggctgggtggtTGTTTTCGGCGCCTTCGTTTCCATCGGCTTCGCCTACGCCTTCCCCAAAGGCTTGGCCATCTTCTTCAAAGAAATCCAGGATTTCTTTGGCACGTCCTATAGCGAGATCGCCTGGGTCTCCTCCATCATGCTGGCCACGACGTACGGTGCAG GCCCCATCAGCAGCATTTTGGTGAACCGCTACGGCAGCCGCCCCGTGGTGATGTTTGGGGGGCTCCTGTGTGGCGTGGGGATGATCTCAGCTGCCTTCTGCAccagcatcctgcagctctACATCTGCGTGGGCTTCATCACAG gatttggCCTTGCTCTCAACCTTCAGCCATCCGTGATAATCATAGGGAAATACTTCTTGAAGAGAAGACCCATTGCCAATGGCCTTGCTATGGCAGGGAGCCCCGTGATGCTTTGCACCCTGGCACCTCTCAACCAATTCCTTTTTGACAATTTTGGCTGGAGGGGCAGCTTTTTAATTCTTGGGGCAATTTTACTAAActgctgtgtggcaggagctctctTCAGACCCATCGGGCCAGGCCCAGCACCGGTCAAAACCCAGGTGACTGAGAAAGGGAAGGATGCTTTGAAAGGAAAGATCACTGAAGATGGCCCCATggagaacaaaacagaagaggaaggagaaaaggactGCTTTGAAAAAGTCAATCAGTACCTTGATTTCTCCCTCTTTAAGCACAGAGGGTTCTTGATTTACCTGATCGGAAACGTGCTCATGTTCCTGGGGTTCTTTGCCCCCATTGTTTTCCTGGCCCCCTATGCAAAGCACACTGGCATTGATGAATattcagctgctttcctgctctccatcctGGCTATTGTGGACATGGTTGCTCGCCCCACCACTGGCATCGTTGCCAACAGCAGGTGGGTGAGGCCGAGGATCCAGTACTTCTTCAGCTTCGCCATCGCCTTCAACGGCGCCTGCCACCTCCTGTGCCCGCTGGCCTCCAGCTACACAGGGCTCATTGTGTACTCCAGCTTCTTTGGGCTGGCCTTTGGCATGGTGTGTGCCATGCTCTTCGAGACGCTGATGGACCTGGTGGGAGCTGCCCGCTTCACCAGCGCCGTCGGCCTCGTCACCATCGCCGAGTGCTGCACCATCCTGCTGGGACCCCCCATTGGAG GAATTCTTATTGATACCTTTGGGGACTATAAATATATGTTCATTAAATGTGGAGCTGTGATGGTCCTGGCAGGAACCTTTCTGTTCATcatgaattattataattatcgTATGCTTGccaaggaggagaaggaaagaaaggcaaaagaagAGGATCCTAAATCTGTAAGGACAGaaaatgaaggcaaaaaaaactGGAACCAAGACTCCACACAGGATGGGCCTGAGCTGGAACCTTtgagagagaagggagaaggacTAAAGAAGGAAATGAATGGCACAAACGAAGCTTAA